The following is a genomic window from Thermoanaerobacterales bacterium.
GGGCGACGGTCTCCGGCGGGGCCACGGGCACGGCCAGGATGATGCGGCGCGGGTTGGCGCGGCGCAGGGAGCGCAGGGCGGCCAGGGTCGTGTACCCGGTGGCCACCCCGTCATCGACCAGGATGACCGTCCGGCCCTCCCAGGGCACGGGCGGGCGGCCGCCGCGGTAGAGCGCGGAGCGCCTTTCGATCTCCCGGACCTGTTCCCGCACCTTCGGCGCCAGGCTGTCGGGGGTCAGCCCGAGCAGGACCAGGAGGTGCTCGTCGTAGATCGCCGTGCCGTCCTGCGTCACGGCCCCCACGGCCATCTCGGGGTTATGCGGGGCCCCGATCTTCCGCGGGATAATGATGTCAAGGGGCAGCCCCAGTCCGCGGGCCACCTCCGCCCCCACGACGACACCTCCGCGGGGTACGGCCAGGACCAGGCCCCGGGGGTATTCCCGCCCCTTGAGGGCGGCGAGCAGCCGCCGCCCGGCATCGACACGGTCGCGGAACATCGTAGTCAACCCCTTACTTATCCTTTCGCCCGCCTTGTACTGCGGTAATGGCGTCCTTCTCCTCGTCGGTCAGGTGATAGGCGGATTCGCCGTCCTTGACCGGTTTGGCATAGGTCCGCGCCTCGTAACGGCCGAAGAGCCCGGAAAGGACGACCCCGTCGCCCTTGGCGTCGAGCAGGGCGCAGGCGTAACTGAGGTCACTGCCCACGTCGTCAAAGGCGTTGAAGCGGACCACGCCCGGGGTGCGCACGCAGGTCCGCAGCTCACGCTCCAGCTCCCGCTGGCGTCGCCTGATCTCGGCCACTCTCTCGTCCACGGTCTCCACCACCCGCGCACAGGCGGCGAGGGCGTCGCCCAAACCCTGGGGCCCGGCTTTTTCGACCAGGGCGCGGTAGCGCCTGAACTGCCGGGCCAGCCGCCGGTACATCGCCAGCTGTACAAGCGAAAGGAGGATAAAAAAGCCGGTCAGCCCGGCCAGTACCTCCATGGCATGGGTCCTGAGCAAGACATCCAGGGTCATCGATACCCCTCCCGGAAACCCCGAGTTGACAACTTTTGCCGTCGGGCAATACACTGCAATCAGCATGCCAGACCCTGCCACGGATGGTCAAGCCCATGTTTAATATGCAGGAGAGAGTCCACAAAATAATTAAGCATCTTTCGGGAGCCGTGGTGGCCTTTTCCGGGGGGACCGACTCCGCGGTCCTGCTCCGGCTGGCGGCCTCCGCCCTGGACGGCCGGCTGCTCGCCGTGACCGCGGTCGGGCCGATCTACGTCCCCGGCGACACCGAGCGGGCGCGGTCGCTGGCCGCAGCCTGGGGCATACTGCACTATGAAATCGACCTCGGCCCGTTAAGCGACCCGGCCTTCCGGGCGAACGGCCCGGACCGGTGCTACCTGTGCAAGCGCGCCCTTTTCGCCGCCCTGCGGCGGATCGCCGGCGAAAGCGGCCTGCCGCACGTTCTGGACGGCACCAACGCCGAGGACGCACGGGCCTTCCGCCCGGGACTGGCGGCGGCGGCCGAGTTCGGGGTTCAGAGCCCCCTGCGGGAGGCCGGCCTGACCAAGGACGGCGTACGCCGGCTGGCGCGGGACCTCGGTGTCCCCGACCCGGACCGGCCGGCCGAGAGCTGTCTCTGCACGCGGATCCCGTACGGCCGGGAGCTGACCGCCGAGTGCCTCGCCCAGGTGCGGGATGGAGAGGGGTTACTCCGCAACCTGGGCTTTTCTACCGTCCGCCTGCGTCACCACGGGGACCTGGCGCGGATCGAAGTCTTTCCGGGGGAGATCGGGCGGCTGCTGGACGAGGCCCTCCGCGTGCGGGTCCGGGAGGGGCTGGCGGCCCTGGGTTTCCGTTTCGTCACGGTGGACCTGGGCGGTTACCGGAGCGGCTGCTTCGATTGATCTCACATCCCACATCGCACATCTCACATCCCCATGTCTGTACCGACCCTCAGCACCTGACGACTGACGGCCGCATTTGGCCGACCGGATAGAGGTGAAAAACTATGAACCACCGGCAGCTGCGCGAAATCCTGGAGCAGGTCGCGGCCGGGGCCCTCCCGGTGGAGGAGGCCGGCCGGCGTCTGGAGGACCTGCCCTACGAGGATCTCGGCTTCGCCCGCCTCGACCACCACCGCGAACTGCGGCAGGGGTTCCCGGAGGTCGTCTTCTGCGGCGGGAAGACGCCGGCACAGGTCGCCCTGATCTTCGAGCGCCTGGCCCGGCGGTCCGACGTGGTCCTCGCCACCCGGGCGACGCCCGAGGCCTTCGCCGCGGTACGGCGCGTGGTCCCCGCGGCGCGTTACGAGCCCGCCGCGCGGTGCATCGTCCGCGGCGGAAGCAGCCCCCGTCCCGCGTCCCGGCCCGCGCTGCTGGTCAGCGCGGGGACCGCCGACCTGCCGGTCGCGGAGGAGGCACGGGTCTGCCTGGAGGCTCTGGGCCACCCCGTGACGACCCTTTACGACGTCGGAGTGAGCGGCCTGCACCGCCTGCTGGGGCACCTGGAGTTGATCCGCACGAGCCCGGTGATCATCGTCGTGGCCGGGCTGGAGGGCGCCCTGCCCAGCGTGGTGGCCGGCCTCACCGCGCGGCCGGTGATCGCCGTGCCGACCAGCGTCGGCTACGGGGCCAGCCTGGGCGGGCTGGCCGCGCTGCTGGCCATGCTGAACGGCTGCGCTCCCGGGGTAGCTGTGGTAAATATTGACAATGGATACGGGGCCGCGGCGATGGCCAGCGCCATCCTGCGCACCGCCGAAGACGCCGACAAGGAGGACGGGAACTAGGGTGAGGGTACTTTATTGGGACTGCTTCGCCGGGATCGCCGGGGACATGGCCCTGGGCTCCCTGATCGACGCCGGGGCCGACCCGGCGTCGATCAGGGATGCGCTGGAGGCGTCCGGTCTTTCCGGATTCGACCTCGAGGTCGCCCGGGTTCAGGCCCGTGGGCTGGCCGCCGCCCGCGTCACGGTCCGGGTTACCTCATCCCAGCCTCCCCGCCGGCTGGGCGACATCCGGGACCTGATCATCCAGGGGTGTTTTCCCCCGGCCGCCCGCGAACGCGCCCTGCGGGTTTTCACGCGCCTCGCCGAGGCCGAGGCCCGGGTGCACGGGACCAGGCCGGAGGAGGTCCATTTCCACGAGGTCGGGGCGGTGGACGCCCTCGTCGAGGTCATCGGCGCCTGCCTGGCCCTGGATGCCCTCCGGATCGACCGGGTGATCATCTCCCCCTTGCCCCTGAGCACGGGGTACACCACGTGCGCGCACGGCGTCCTCCTGCCCGTGCCGCCCCCCGCCACGCTGGAGCTTCTCCGGGGCTTCCCGACCCGCGGTACGGCGGTGGAGGGGGAGCTGGTCACCCCCACCGGCGCCGCCCTGGCGACGGCCCTGGCGGCGGAAGCCGGCCCTCCCCCGGGAATGCGTATCGAGGCGGTCGGTTACGGTGCCGGGAGCCGGGAGTTCACCTTCCCCAACGTATTGCGGGCGATCATCGGCGAGCGGCGCGAGGAGACAAGGAGCGGCTGGACCGCGGAGGCTTTCCAGGAATCCCTCGTCATCCTGGAAACCAATATCGACGACCTGAACCCGGAGTTCTACCCCCACCTGACCGCGCGCCTTCTTGACGCCGGGGCGCGGGAGGCCTATCTGACCCCGGTGATCATGAAGAAGGGACGGCCGGGCGTGGTGCTCACCGTCCTGGCACGGGAGGAGGACTGGCGGAGGCTGGCCGGCATGATGATGGAGGAGGCCGGAACCCTGGGTGTCCGGATGCGCTGGGACTCCCGGCTGGTCGCCCCGCGGCAGATATTCGAGGTGCGCACGGTTTACGGCCCGGTGCGGGTGAAGGTCGCCCATGTCGGGGGCCGGGTCATCCAAATCAAGCCGGAGTTCGAGGACTGCCGCGCCCGCGCCGCGGAGGCCGGCGTGCCGGTTCGCGAGGTCCACGCCGCGGCGTCCCTGGCCGCACGCCTCGAACTGCCGCCCTGTTTCCGGCCGCCCGCTTCGGTATCCTCCGGACCGGAGACCGGTTCATAGGCACCGGC
Proteins encoded in this region:
- a CDS encoding phosphoribosyltransferase, which gives rise to MFRDRVDAGRRLLAALKGREYPRGLVLAVPRGGVVVGAEVARGLGLPLDIIIPRKIGAPHNPEMAVGAVTQDGTAIYDEHLLVLLGLTPDSLAPKVREQVREIERRSALYRGGRPPVPWEGRTVILVDDGVATGYTTLAALRSLRRANPRRIILAVPVAPPETVARLRDEVDELVCLLAPEPFYAVGQFYREFDQTDDQTVIDLMRESVPEVKGEK
- a CDS encoding DUF4446 family protein; amino-acid sequence: MTLDVLLRTHAMEVLAGLTGFFILLSLVQLAMYRRLARQFRRYRALVEKAGPQGLGDALAACARVVETVDERVAEIRRRQRELERELRTCVRTPGVVRFNAFDDVGSDLSYACALLDAKGDGVVLSGLFGRYEARTYAKPVKDGESAYHLTDEEKDAITAVQGGRKDK
- the larE gene encoding ATP-dependent sacrificial sulfur transferase LarE, which encodes MFNMQERVHKIIKHLSGAVVAFSGGTDSAVLLRLAASALDGRLLAVTAVGPIYVPGDTERARSLAAAWGILHYEIDLGPLSDPAFRANGPDRCYLCKRALFAALRRIAGESGLPHVLDGTNAEDARAFRPGLAAAAEFGVQSPLREAGLTKDGVRRLARDLGVPDPDRPAESCLCTRIPYGRELTAECLAQVRDGEGLLRNLGFSTVRLRHHGDLARIEVFPGEIGRLLDEALRVRVREGLAALGFRFVTVDLGGYRSGCFD
- the larB gene encoding nickel pincer cofactor biosynthesis protein LarB, translating into MNHRQLREILEQVAAGALPVEEAGRRLEDLPYEDLGFARLDHHRELRQGFPEVVFCGGKTPAQVALIFERLARRSDVVLATRATPEAFAAVRRVVPAARYEPAARCIVRGGSSPRPASRPALLVSAGTADLPVAEEARVCLEALGHPVTTLYDVGVSGLHRLLGHLELIRTSPVIIVVAGLEGALPSVVAGLTARPVIAVPTSVGYGASLGGLAALLAMLNGCAPGVAVVNIDNGYGAAAMASAILRTAEDADKEDGN
- the larC gene encoding nickel pincer cofactor biosynthesis protein LarC — its product is MRVLYWDCFAGIAGDMALGSLIDAGADPASIRDALEASGLSGFDLEVARVQARGLAAARVTVRVTSSQPPRRLGDIRDLIIQGCFPPAARERALRVFTRLAEAEARVHGTRPEEVHFHEVGAVDALVEVIGACLALDALRIDRVIISPLPLSTGYTTCAHGVLLPVPPPATLELLRGFPTRGTAVEGELVTPTGAALATALAAEAGPPPGMRIEAVGYGAGSREFTFPNVLRAIIGERREETRSGWTAEAFQESLVILETNIDDLNPEFYPHLTARLLDAGAREAYLTPVIMKKGRPGVVLTVLAREEDWRRLAGMMMEEAGTLGVRMRWDSRLVAPRQIFEVRTVYGPVRVKVAHVGGRVIQIKPEFEDCRARAAEAGVPVREVHAAASLAARLELPPCFRPPASVSSGPETGS